A part of Arachis hypogaea cultivar Tifrunner chromosome 12, arahy.Tifrunner.gnm2.J5K5, whole genome shotgun sequence genomic DNA contains:
- the LOC140177366 gene encoding uncharacterized protein, whose translation MLHAIRKKGARPYWIPPEVLGELMRRWNTDAYRQLQVRNTATRKSTRGTSLHTAGGTTFPEARLRLNHSLGRQSRMDEFFEHTHTRKEDRTQWVDEHSQKTKDIFQECMFQAEQERQAAIEAGVIDPPPVSEKSIWIETLGGKRRGRVYGMGEVRNSSMVRPRVDGPTTTTSADVLDLRERIIILNREVEQHAAKYRELEDHYQREKREWQQTVESLREDLNTSNSQMDQFSHQLSSLTEYVRAMGPSSSGSRVPPPPPFIFPSSQKSTAPAPGRKLPPILQRPGQPQSSQREDDSDDFDDSDDYLDEYE comes from the exons ATGCTCCATGCCATTCGCAAAAAAGGTGCCCGTCCATATTGGATCCCACCAGAAGTTCTTGGTGAATTGATGAGACGTTGGAACACTGATGCCTATAGACAATTACAGGTGAGAAATACAGCTACCAGGAAATCGACTCGAGGTACTTCTCTTCACACTGCAGGAGGCACCACCTTTCCAGAAGCGAGGTTACGCTTG AATCATTCGCTTGGAAGACAATCACGTATGGATGAGTTTTTTGAGCACACTCATACTCGCAAAGAGGATAGGACTCAATGGGTTGATGAACACTCCCAAAAGACAAAG GATATATTTCAAGAGTGTATGTTTCAGGCTGAGCAAGAGCGGCAGGCTGCTATAGAGGCTGGTGTAATTGATCCACCGCCTGTCTCTGAGAAAAGCATATGGATTGAGACATTGGGTGGAAAACGAAGAGGTAGGGTATATGGCATGGGTGAGGTAAGGAACTCTTCCATGGTGCGGCCTCGAGTTGATGGGCCAACCACGACCACCAGCGCTGATGTTTTGGATCTTAGAGAACGAATCATAATACTCAATAGGGAAGTTGAACAACATGCCGCTAAATATAGAGAGCTTGAAGACCACTACCAAAGGGAGAAAAGAGAGTGGCAACAGACTGTTGAATCCTTGCGTGAGGATCTCAACACCAGTAACTCACAGATGGATCAATTTAGTCATCAGTTGAGCAGTTTGACTGAGTATGTGAGAGCCATGGGTCCTAGTAGTTCTGGATCACGTGTTCCCCCACCTCCTCCTTTTATTTTCCCAAGCTCTCAGAAAAGCACAGCCCCAGCCCCAGGTAGAAAACTCCCACCTATTCTGCAGCGACCAGGACAACCACAGAGTTCTCAAAGGGAGGATGATTCTGACGATTTTGATGACTCAGATGATTATTTAGACGAGTATGAGTAG
- the LOC112730521 gene encoding uncharacterized protein: MDLTVKEALALPPGRKIVLHRNKEMQQVGQSAGLLSGFLGSLGADFQQLPICEESWRTMNKAIKEHVFDQFKRVFHYEDDERGRIKQRIIQRIGRNWKNTRNNLFHKFYDSRRTFEQNANHKPSGIDANHWKWFLEYRLKDSTKEQRQGRPIGRGEIWTMSHKKQDGTYINEDARLVGEAIEHIESQDASSKELSQNDSLAQVLGKEHPGRVRGMGFGPCPTQCFRYIPQQSASNVQVEEYQKEIAELKAEAAILKAEAAEKKAKSQTMENLLRYLIQQQGGNLPPDIAADLEALGSTPTVSRAT; the protein is encoded by the exons ATGGATCTCACAGTTAAGGAGGCATTAGCACTTCCTCCTGGAAGGAAGATCGTACTCCACCGTAACAAGGAGATGCAACAAGTTGGTCAATCAGCTGGCTTATTAAGCGGGTTCTTGGGGAGTTTGGGGGCTGATTTTCAACAGTTACCAATTTGTGAAGAAAGCTGGAGGACAATGAACAAGGCTATCAAGGAGCACGTGTTTGACCAGTTTAAG CGAGTGTTTCACTATGAGGACGATGAAAGAGGAAGAATAAAGCAGAGAATCATACAAAGGATAGGAAGAAACTGGAAGAACACAAGAAATAACTTGTTCCATAAGTTTTATGATAGTAGAAGGACATTTGAGCAAAATGCCAACCATAAACCATCAGGAATAGATGCAAATCACTGGAAGTGGTTTCTTGAATATCGGTTGAAGGATTCAACGAAG GAGCAACGACAGGGAAGACCTATTGGTAGAGGAGAGATATGGACCATGTCACATAAAAAACAGGATGGCACGTATATAAATGAAGATGCGCGTCTTGTTGGT GAAGCAATTGAGCATATTGAGAGCCAAGACGCCTCCAGCAAGGAGCTTTCACAGAATGATTCCCTCGCACAAGTTCTTGGCAAGGAGCATCCAGGACGAGTTCGTGGAATGGGTTTCGGACCATGTCCCACTCAGTGTTTTCGTTATATTCCACAGCAGTCAGCCTCCAATGTGCAAGTTGAGGAGTATCAGAAGGAGATTGCAGAACTTAAGGCAGAGGCAGCAATACTAAAGGCAGAGGCAGCAGAGAAAAAGGCAAAGTCACAAACAATGGAAAATTTGTTAAGATACCTAATACAGCAACAAGGAGGTAATTTGCCTCCTGACATAGCTGCGGATCTGGAAGCTTTGGGAAGTACACCGACCGTATCCCGTGCAACATGA
- the LOC112728189 gene encoding uncharacterized protein: MNIGMASLTQTHYHIHTSTNRKEHHRSLILLNSGKAFQLQGLSFPRTRIKESSICCTKLTPWEPSPFTYAPTDNQSDKFLPSSANIFETLDPSKTAESITENAEASAETENHSGMQFQLFKWPMWLLGPSVLLATGMVPTLWLPISSIFLGPNIASLLSLVGLDCIFNLGATLFLLMADSVSRPKNPMQECNSKAPFSYRFWNIVATLTGFIIPMLLMFGSDKGILQPQLPLISSLVLFGPYLLLLSVQVLTEILTWHWQSPVWLVTPVIYESYRVLQLMRGLKLGAELGVPAWMMHTIRGLVCWWVLILGLQLMRVAWFAGFNARGQKQQSPSSNTSAANGVY, translated from the coding sequence ATGAATATAGGAATGGCATCATTAACTCAAACTCATTATCATATACACACATCAACTAACAGGAAGGAACATCATAGAAGCCTGATATTATTAAACTCTGGAAAAGCATTTCAACTCCAGGGACTTAGTTTTCCTCGTACTCGAATAAAAGAATCAAGCATATGCTGCACAAAGTTGACTCCGTGGGAGCCGTCACCTTTCACTTATGCTCCTACAGATAATCAGAGTGATAAGTTCTTGCCGAGTTCGGCCAATATATTTGAAACTCTTGATCCTAGTAAAACAGCTGAATCGATTACAGAAAATGCCGAAGCATCTGCAGAGACTGAGAATCACTCAGGCATGCAATTTCAGCTTTTCAAGTGGCCTATGTGGCTTCTAGGTCCTTCTGTTCTCCTTGCAACCGGCATGGTGCCGACGTTATGGTTACCAATATCCTCAATCTTTCTTGGTCCCAATATAGCAAGCCTACTTTCCTTGGTTGGACTTGATTGCATCTTTAACCTCGGCGCAACCCTTTTTCTCCTCATGGCTGACTCTGTTTCGCGTCCGAAGAATCCAATGCAAGAATGCAACAGCAAGGCACCCTTCAGCTACCGGTTCTGGAACATAGTTGCTACTCTAACCGGATTCATCATCCCAATGTTGCTGATGTTTGGATCTGATAAGGGCATTCTGCAGCCTCAACTTCCTCTCATCTCATCGTTAGTTCTATTTGGACCTTATCTTCTTCTATTGTCAGTACAGGTTCTGACTGAGATACTGACTTGGCATTGGCAATCACCGGTCTGGCTCGTTACCCCGGTCATATACGAGTCCTACCGTGTTCTGCAGCTAATGAGGGGGTTGAAGCTTGGAGCCGAACTTGGTGTGCCGGCATGGATGATGCATACTATTAGAGGGCTGGTTTGCTGGTGGGTGCTAATTCTTGGTTTGCAGCTTATGAGGGTTGCTTGGTTTGCAGGTTTTAATGCTCGAGGCCAAAAGCAGCAATCGCCTTCGTCCAATACTTCGGCTGCTAATGGTGTTTACTGA